The Nocardioides sp. S5 genome includes a window with the following:
- a CDS encoding ATP-binding protein has product MLPNPYAPGELPRVLAGREQQQDRIRGYLSRIGTYGEMGGPLLVFLGPRGVGKTSLLREAQRDAEEHGFITAWVACRRNAPFLPDLVSRVGKAVESADILPRAEKGTWKLRLENIGLEFGLPSVVKVSATAAADRSEAEAPPRGAQISAMEDLLHETSSQIRARGGAGLVVFVDELHAATRDDLAVLLNAMQNLAGRREDNPLAIIGAGLPSTPGVLVNAATFGERSTFLTLPRLEPAAAAAAVAEPAAELGVTWTPASLQTVAAEAQGFPYLLQVLAHATWEVAKPSGTGDVLDVDQVRSGLPLADDQLSSMYAARWAAATELEKQIMSVMAQAGTPTVTRAEIAAALGRPTQALGVPRERLIDKGIIEPASRGEVRFTMPGFDRYIRETLATGAPSPADPAPGSLGAGRRPRELPPASEGGPDPPRR; this is encoded by the coding sequence ATGCTGCCCAACCCCTACGCCCCGGGCGAACTGCCGCGGGTCCTGGCCGGGAGGGAACAACAGCAAGACAGGATCAGAGGCTACCTGAGCCGGATCGGCACCTACGGCGAGATGGGCGGCCCGCTCTTGGTGTTCCTGGGCCCGCGCGGGGTTGGGAAGACGTCCCTGCTGCGCGAGGCGCAGCGTGACGCCGAGGAGCACGGGTTCATCACCGCATGGGTGGCATGCCGGCGCAACGCGCCGTTCCTTCCCGACCTGGTCAGTCGCGTCGGAAAGGCCGTCGAATCCGCGGACATCCTCCCCCGAGCCGAGAAGGGCACCTGGAAGCTTCGCCTGGAGAACATCGGCCTGGAGTTCGGGCTGCCGAGCGTGGTGAAGGTGAGCGCGACGGCGGCCGCCGACCGCTCCGAGGCTGAGGCACCTCCACGAGGGGCCCAGATCTCGGCGATGGAGGACCTCCTGCACGAGACCAGCTCCCAGATCCGTGCACGCGGTGGCGCTGGACTCGTGGTCTTCGTCGACGAGCTGCACGCGGCCACCCGCGATGACCTCGCGGTCCTGCTCAACGCGATGCAGAACTTGGCTGGACGGCGCGAGGACAACCCCCTCGCCATCATCGGCGCCGGCCTGCCCTCGACACCGGGAGTCCTGGTCAACGCTGCCACCTTCGGGGAGCGCAGCACCTTCCTCACGCTTCCCCGACTCGAGCCGGCCGCAGCGGCCGCCGCCGTGGCCGAGCCGGCCGCAGAGCTAGGCGTGACCTGGACGCCCGCCTCGCTGCAGACGGTAGCGGCCGAGGCCCAAGGATTCCCGTACCTGCTGCAGGTCCTCGCGCACGCGACGTGGGAGGTGGCCAAGCCCTCAGGAACCGGTGACGTGCTCGACGTCGACCAGGTGCGGTCCGGCCTGCCGCTGGCCGATGATCAGCTGAGCTCCATGTACGCCGCCCGGTGGGCGGCCGCGACCGAACTGGAGAAGCAGATCATGTCCGTGATGGCGCAGGCCGGCACTCCAACGGTGACGCGGGCAGAGATCGCCGCGGCGCTCGGCCGGCCCACGCAGGCTCTGGGTGTTCCGCGTGAGCGCCTGATCGACAAGGGCATCATCGAGCCCGCCAGTCGCGGCGAGGTCCGGTTCACGATGCCTGGCTTCGACCGCTACATCCGCGAGACCCTGGCCACCGGAGCACCCTCGCCCGCCGACCCGGCACCCGGCAGTCTCGGTGCCGGCCGCCGCCCGCGTGAACTCCCGCCCGCCTCCGAGGGCGGCCCCGACCCGCCGCGGCGTTAG
- a CDS encoding helix-turn-helix transcriptional regulator: MASGIDPNALRAAREEAGLTQHELARLVGAAGGERISRWELGTSSPRPDFLVRLAKALDIPALRLIHVDGDVPDLRALRLQAGLTVPELATSANVAVPTYYAWEQGRWTRLPAPQSLEALTRALGESVELVVAAFHEAQRQRRRSGTASARPSS, translated from the coding sequence ATGGCCTCCGGAATCGATCCCAACGCGTTGAGGGCTGCTCGCGAGGAAGCGGGGTTGACTCAGCATGAGTTGGCGCGTCTGGTGGGAGCGGCCGGGGGTGAGCGCATCTCTCGCTGGGAGTTGGGCACGTCATCTCCGCGTCCGGACTTCCTGGTCAGACTCGCCAAGGCACTCGACATCCCGGCGCTGCGGCTAATTCACGTCGACGGTGATGTCCCCGATCTCCGAGCGCTGCGCCTGCAGGCAGGGCTCACCGTTCCCGAACTCGCCACGTCCGCGAACGTGGCTGTGCCGACCTATTACGCCTGGGAGCAAGGGCGCTGGACCCGACTCCCTGCACCACAGTCGCTCGAAGCGCTAACCCGCGCACTCGGGGAGTCCGTCGAACTGGTTGTCGCAGCATTCCATGAGGCGCAACGGCAACGCCGGCGCAGCGGAACAGCCTCGGCCCGACCGAGTTCGTAG
- a CDS encoding SAF domain-containing protein: MALVAAGALGTAFAFTSINDTQEVLVVSQDIKRGETIEAGDLSVVRVSVDPALSPVAGSQKAELEGSRAAVDLWAGTLLTEEATTDSLVPGEGESLVGISLTPAQMPSEPLYAGDAVRIVTTPGDQGEVSNEDPVTVEAVVVGVSRVQETGETVVDVSVPEGDAADLAARAATGRVALVLDTRER; this comes from the coding sequence GTGGCCCTTGTCGCCGCGGGCGCGCTAGGCACCGCGTTCGCCTTCACCTCCATCAACGACACGCAAGAGGTCCTCGTGGTCAGCCAGGACATCAAGCGCGGCGAGACCATCGAGGCCGGTGACCTCTCAGTGGTGCGGGTCAGCGTCGACCCGGCACTGAGCCCGGTCGCCGGGAGCCAGAAGGCCGAGCTCGAGGGCAGCCGCGCCGCCGTCGACCTGTGGGCCGGCACCCTGCTCACCGAGGAGGCCACCACCGACAGCCTGGTGCCGGGGGAGGGGGAATCCTTGGTGGGCATCAGCCTCACCCCCGCGCAGATGCCGTCCGAGCCGCTCTATGCCGGTGACGCCGTCCGGATCGTCACCACGCCCGGCGACCAGGGCGAGGTCAGCAACGAGGACCCGGTCACGGTCGAGGCGGTCGTGGTTGGTGTTAGCCGCGTGCAGGAGACCGGCGAGACCGTTGTCGACGTCTCTGTCCCCGAGGGTGACGCCGCCGACCTGGCAGCCCGCGCCGCGACGGGCCGGGTCGCACTGGTCCTGGACACGCGGGAGCGCTGA
- a CDS encoding CpaF/VirB11 family protein, whose amino-acid sequence MSTNGHQPGAQDREPLRADEWLAARHADRSQRSPFARGRGTNGNQPPPQPAPTSEDHDPTSLPIFAGAWTSEDQLPGRTRSDFTLRPLVASPGDQPHAIAAIDYYDGADVGEVELDWELIAQYRAEISSRLTARLDKEGGRVTDEDREQMGLDVIEELIKSEAETLVSTGRPPWTKDHEKALKSALHAALFGLGRLQPLVEREDVENIIVIARGPDCAVWLELVDGTLVEAAPIADSEDELREFLTDLGSRQNRPFTEARPHLDLRLPGGARLAAGSWVMAYTSVVIRRHGMREVSMDEMVYDRKACGAVLADFLAACVRAGKSIVVSGVQGSGKTTWVRALCSCIPPWEMIGTFETEFELHLHELVDRHKIVHAWEHRPGSGEVGIDGRQAGEFSLEEAIHHSFRFNLARQIVGEVRGPEVWNMLKAMESGPGSISTTHARSAEHTIEKLVSCAMEKGPQVTRELAISKLAAAIDIVMYLRSEVVPNGDGTFRKQRWVEEVLVVQPSIDAARGYATTPIFAPNQLGQAVATGKLDNFLAQELARHGFDLEAYKAESQANPGVAIS is encoded by the coding sequence ATGAGCACCAACGGACACCAGCCCGGAGCCCAGGACCGCGAGCCGCTCCGCGCCGACGAATGGCTCGCGGCGCGACACGCAGACCGCAGCCAGCGCTCCCCGTTCGCCCGCGGCCGCGGCACCAACGGCAACCAGCCGCCCCCGCAGCCGGCGCCGACCAGCGAGGACCACGACCCGACGTCGCTGCCGATCTTCGCCGGCGCCTGGACCAGCGAGGACCAGCTGCCGGGCCGCACGCGCTCGGACTTCACGCTCCGCCCGCTCGTCGCCAGCCCCGGCGACCAGCCGCACGCGATCGCGGCCATCGACTACTACGACGGCGCCGACGTGGGGGAGGTCGAGCTGGACTGGGAGCTCATCGCCCAGTACCGGGCCGAGATCTCCTCCCGGCTGACCGCCCGGCTGGACAAGGAAGGCGGCCGGGTCACCGACGAGGACCGCGAACAGATGGGCCTCGACGTCATCGAGGAGCTCATCAAGTCCGAGGCCGAGACGCTGGTCTCCACCGGTCGGCCGCCGTGGACGAAGGACCACGAGAAGGCACTCAAGTCCGCCCTCCACGCCGCCCTGTTCGGTCTGGGCCGGCTGCAGCCGCTGGTCGAGCGCGAGGACGTGGAGAACATCATCGTCATCGCCCGCGGCCCCGACTGCGCCGTGTGGCTGGAGCTCGTCGACGGCACACTGGTCGAGGCCGCCCCGATCGCCGACTCCGAGGACGAGCTGCGCGAGTTCCTCACCGACCTCGGCTCCCGGCAGAACCGGCCCTTCACCGAAGCGCGTCCGCACCTGGACCTGCGCCTGCCCGGCGGCGCCCGGCTCGCGGCCGGCTCCTGGGTGATGGCCTACACCTCGGTGGTGATCCGCCGGCACGGGATGCGCGAGGTGTCGATGGACGAGATGGTCTACGACCGCAAGGCGTGCGGCGCGGTCTTGGCCGACTTCCTCGCCGCCTGCGTCCGCGCCGGCAAGAGCATCGTCGTCTCCGGCGTCCAGGGCTCGGGCAAGACCACCTGGGTCCGCGCCCTGTGCTCGTGCATCCCGCCCTGGGAAATGATCGGCACCTTCGAGACCGAGTTCGAGCTGCACCTGCACGAGCTGGTCGACCGGCACAAGATCGTCCACGCCTGGGAGCACCGGCCCGGATCCGGCGAGGTCGGCATCGACGGCCGCCAGGCCGGTGAGTTCAGCCTCGAGGAGGCCATCCACCACTCCTTCCGGTTCAACCTCGCCCGCCAGATCGTCGGCGAGGTCCGCGGCCCGGAGGTCTGGAACATGCTCAAGGCCATGGAGTCCGGCCCGGGCTCGATCAGCACCACCCATGCCCGCAGCGCCGAGCACACTATCGAGAAGCTCGTCTCCTGCGCCATGGAGAAGGGCCCGCAGGTCACCCGCGAGCTCGCGATCAGCAAGCTCGCCGCCGCCATCGACATCGTGATGTACCTGCGATCCGAGGTCGTCCCCAACGGCGACGGCACCTTCCGCAAGCAGCGCTGGGTCGAGGAGGTCCTGGTCGTCCAGCCCAGCATCGACGCGGCCCGCGGGTATGCGACCACCCCGATCTTCGCCCCGAACCAGCTCGGCCAGGCCGTCGCCACCGGGAAGCTCGACAACTTCCTCGCCCAGGAGCTCGCCCGCCACGGGTTCGACCTCGAGGCGTACAAGGCCGAGTCCCAGGCAAACCCGGGGGTGGCGATCTCATGA